The sequence below is a genomic window from Nostoc flagelliforme CCNUN1.
CTCACTATCAACTTTTAGATCCTAGCGGTGAAATCGCAGTTGAACACGCCTCGCAAGGTTGGACACCGACAGAGATTCCCGCTTGGGAAATTTGCCGCGAGAAAGTTTACGGCAACACATCACTTACTTTCTATAGAATTGTCCAATGAGAAAAGAGGGGGCAGACAAAGGAGCAGGAGGAGAAAATTTTATTTTGTCTCCCTCATCCCCCTCATATTCCCACTCAAAACTCAGCACAGGCTAAACCATAGCTATCCGCTAACAAAACTCAGCACTGCTTACCCCCCCAACTGATTGGGGCGCTTATATTGCTTATAGGCAGCGTAAAACAGTCCGGCGAGGGTGACGAAAACTAGACCAAGCACAATACCTGATAGTAGGGGTTCAACCACTGTAAATCTCCTCTTTGAAATTATTAAATATTCGTTGCCTGTTTTTGATTTTACCAAATTTCGTATGAATCCTGCGCCCTACAGCCTTTTTGGAGAGCGACTGCCCACA
It includes:
- the petG gene encoding cytochrome b6-f complex subunit V, translated to MVEPLLSGIVLGLVFVTLAGLFYAAYKQYKRPNQLGG